A part of Synchiropus splendidus isolate RoL2022-P1 chromosome 19, RoL_Sspl_1.0, whole genome shotgun sequence genomic DNA contains:
- the mcrip1 gene encoding mapk-regulated corepressor-interacting protein 1 isoform X2, giving the protein MSESPFWTITEIYPQAPCGSSGPLTSADQLAFEEQEQAANRMTRMVNSYKRTSSPRSPTNSGEIFTPAHEENVRFIHESWQFVLREIRSTQNSERNDRGPQEYVEKNPNPNLHSFVPVDLSELKKRNTQDSKKS; this is encoded by the exons ATGTCGGAATCTCCTTTTTGGACAATTACAGAAATATATCCACAGG cacCCTGCGGATCTTCTGGTCCGTTGACTTCAGCAGATCAACTCGCCTTCGAGGAGCAAGAGCAGGCTGCAAACAGAATGACCAG GATGGTGAATAGCTATAAGAGGACCTCAAGCCCCAGATCCCCGACTAACAGTGGGGAGATCTTCACACCAGCTCATGAAGAAAATGTCCGCTTCATCCATGAGT CCTGGCAGTTTGTGCTCAGAGAAATAAGATCGACACAGAACAGTGAACGCAACGACCGCGGCCCACAGGAGTATGTGGAGAAGAACCCAAACCCAAACTTGCATT CTTTTGTCcctgtggacctgagtgagctGAAGAAACGCAACACACAGGACTCCAAGAAGTCTTAG
- the pecam1a gene encoding platelet endothelial cell adhesion molecule isoform X2 — MDTRPPTSLLRLLVCLWQCSSVQPSYIIDSIGLTLLPSATVPSGTAVTLKCRIIVSRYRNFSLTYDFAFTRDNVLLHSTTSHEETAEYQLAPARAADSGSYECRVTVGNKSKSSFSQELDVQGLQVPTLNISKSTLYDSEEFQAVCNAPDERGNLVFQFHERDSSGETRLLKQTATSGTSSQTMLVLRKVGDSVLFCHYEIALVSGNRRSNQSNEIHVLVRGLYITPIMNVLYTLPNIYEGDILEVVCKVVNPPKGVEVFLTKDGQILKRAMVSLNHRLRAQEGDSGELVCKAQWGNVQKETYTTITVKSLFSQPRLIMQPITIFEGDKFKVTCSVTILVPERINNETMHFSIFKDNVQISSSATYSSVAQPGLNGNYTCRATAPSLTPGHNFQKDSPVMVVQAKIPVSRPTLAVVGGTLVLGQPFRLLCHSSSGTMPITYTLLGPDRAPESQVVRSPGERAVFSTTAVYRSSDISSLLCQAQNTRAPVNGSGEMLLSSTTIIEPVSKPVLTLLPSSGHVAEGGALTLICSVNKGTPPYSFSWHHSETLNTLHSQTEEQMKASLIISAVKPEDRGGYYCVCSNPARLSKQSRTVQVGVTMASWKKALIAIMCTLLLLVLILALVFRRRRRRQLSVKSAGTKVERLSLTQAEVNQAANVTPGIMGKSVWSEHTSGSESDDQASERAADRPRPQHPEMQSDPHGGVSLQDDATGSVEYAQLNHDLGQPGFHGNVLEDGNDEVEECGDTMVAVEPRA, encoded by the exons ATGGACACCAGGCCCCCCACGTCTCTACTGCGGCTCCTCGTCTGCCTCT GGCAGTGTTCCAGCGTGCAGCCGT CTTACATCATTGACAGCATTGGGTTGACGCTGCTGCCCAGCGCCACGGTTCCAAGCGGCACGGCTGTGACGCTCAAATGCCGCATCATCGTCAGCCGCTACAGAAACTTCAGCTTGACGTACGACTTTGCATTCACACGAGACAACGTGCTCCTGCACTCCACCACGTCACACGAGGAGACCGCCGAGTACCAACTCGCCCCTGCCAGGGCGGCCGACTCGGGCAGCTACGAGTGTCGGGTCACGGTCGGGAATAAGAGCAAAAGCAGCTTCAGCCAAGAACTCGACGTCCAAG GCCTCCAGGTCCCGACTCTGAACATAAGCAAGAGCACGCTTTACGACAGCGAGGAGTTCCAGGCCGTCTGCAACGCTCCGGACGAGAGGGGGAACCTGGTCTTCCAGTTCCATGAGAGGGACAGCAGCGGAGAGACTCGGCTGCTGAAGCAGACAGCCACTTCAGGGACCTCCTCACAGACTATGCTGGTCCTCAGGAAGGTCGGCGACAGCGTCCTCTTCTGCCACTATGAGATCGCTTTGGTCTCCGGCAACAGACGATCCAACCAGAGCAACGAGATTCACGTGCTGGTGCGAG GTCTGTACATCACGCCCATCATGAACGTGCTCTACACCTTACCCAACATCTATGAGGGCGACATCCTGGAGGTGGTTTGCAAAGTGGTCAACCCCCCAAAGGGCGTGGAGGTGTTCCTGACCAAGGACGGGCAGATCCTGAAGAGAGCCATGGTCAGTCTCAACCACCGTCTCCGGGCTCAGGAGGGTGACTCGGGCGAGCTGGTGTGCAAAGCGCAGTGGGGCAACGTGCAGAAGGAAACCTACACCACCATCACAGTCAAGA GCCTGTTTTCCCAGCCTCGCCTGATCATGCAGCCCATAACCATATTCGAAGGAGACAAGTTCAAAGTGACCTGCTCCGTCACCATCTTAGTTCCTGAGAGGATCAACAACGAAACCATGCACTTCTCCATCTTCAAAGACAACGTGCAGATCAGCAGCTCGGCCACATACAGCTCAGTGGCTCAGCCTGGTCTGAACGGGAACTACACCTGCCGGGCCACGGCTCCATCGTTGACACCAGGCCACAACTTCCAGAAAGACAGTCCGGTGATGGTGGTCCAAGCCAAAA TTCCAGTGTCCAGGCCCACGCTGGCTGTGGTGGGAGGCACGCTGGTGCTGGGGCAGCCCTTCCGTCTGCTCTGCCACAGCTCCAGCGGCACGATGCCCATCACCTACACACTCCTGGGCCCCGACCGAGCACCAGAGAGCCAGGTGGTGAGGAGCCCGGGGGAACGGGCCGTGTTCAGCACCACGGCCGTCTACAGAAGCTCTGACATCAGCAGCCTGTTGTGCCAAGCTCAGAACACCAGGGCTCCGGTGAACGGCTCCGGAGAGATGCTCCTGAGCTCCACCACAATCATTG AACCCGTGTCCAAACCCGTGCTGACCTTGCTGCCCAGCAGCGGGCATGTGGCGGAGGGGGGCGCCCTGACGCTCATCTGCAGCGTCAACAAAGGCACTCCTCCCTACAGCTTCAGCTGGCACCACAGCGAGACGCTCAACACCCTCCACTCCCAGACGGAGGAGCAGATGAAGGCGTCGCTCATCATCTCAGCGGTCAAACCCGAGGACAGAGGAGGGTACTACTGTGTCTGCAGCAACCCAGCCCGGCTGTCCAAGCAGAGCAGAACCGTCCAGGTGGGAG TGACGATGGCCAGCTGGAAGAAAGCTCTCATCGCCATCATGtgcactctgctgctgctggtcttgATCCTCGCCCTGGtcttcaggaggaggaggagacgccaGCTCTCAGT GAAGTCGGCCGGCACCAAAGTGGAGCGCTTGAGTCTGACACAGGCCGAGGTCAACCAGGCCGCCAATG TGACTCCTGGGATCATGGGGAAGAGTGTGTGGAGCGAGCACACGTCTGGCTCAG AGTCGGACGACCAGGCCAGCGAGAGAGCCGCGGACAGGCCCCGCCCACAGCACCCCGAGATGCAGAGCGATCCCCATGGAG gcgtctcgctgCAGGACGACGCG ACGGGATCGGTGGAGTATGCTCAGCTGAACCATGACTTGGGTCAAcctggtttccatggaaacgTCCTGGAAGATGGCAACGATGAAGTGGAAGAGTGTGGTGACACCATGGTCGCCGTTGAGCCGCGAGCTTGA
- the pecam1a gene encoding platelet endothelial cell adhesion molecule isoform X1, with protein MDTRPPTSLLRLLVCLWQCSSVQPSYIIDSIGLTLLPSATVPSGTAVTLKCRIIVSRYRNFSLTYDFAFTRDNVLLHSTTSHEETAEYQLAPARAADSGSYECRVTVGNKSKSSFSQELDVQGLQVPTLNISKSTLYDSEEFQAVCNAPDERGNLVFQFHERDSSGETRLLKQTATSGTSSQTMLVLRKVGDSVLFCHYEIALVSGNRRSNQSNEIHVLVRGLYITPIMNVLYTLPNIYEGDILEVVCKVVNPPKGVEVFLTKDGQILKRAMVSLNHRLRAQEGDSGELVCKAQWGNVQKETYTTITVKSLFSQPRLIMQPITIFEGDKFKVTCSVTILVPERINNETMHFSIFKDNVQISSSATYSSVAQPGLNGNYTCRATAPSLTPGHNFQKDSPVMVVQAKIPVSRPTLAVVGGTLVLGQPFRLLCHSSSGTMPITYTLLGPDRAPESQVVRSPGERAVFSTTAVYRSSDISSLLCQAQNTRAPVNGSGEMLLSSTTIIEPVSKPVLTLLPSSGHVAEGGALTLICSVNKGTPPYSFSWHHSETLNTLHSQTEEQMKASLIISAVKPEDRGGYYCVCSNPARLSKQSRTVQVGVTMASWKKALIAIMCTLLLLVLILALVFRRRRRRQLSVKSAGTKVERLSLTQAEVNQAANVTPGIMGKSVWSEHTSGSESDDQASERAADRPRPQHPEMQSDPHGGVSLQDDAQTGSVEYAQLNHDLGQPGFHGNVLEDGNDEVEECGDTMVAVEPRA; from the exons ATGGACACCAGGCCCCCCACGTCTCTACTGCGGCTCCTCGTCTGCCTCT GGCAGTGTTCCAGCGTGCAGCCGT CTTACATCATTGACAGCATTGGGTTGACGCTGCTGCCCAGCGCCACGGTTCCAAGCGGCACGGCTGTGACGCTCAAATGCCGCATCATCGTCAGCCGCTACAGAAACTTCAGCTTGACGTACGACTTTGCATTCACACGAGACAACGTGCTCCTGCACTCCACCACGTCACACGAGGAGACCGCCGAGTACCAACTCGCCCCTGCCAGGGCGGCCGACTCGGGCAGCTACGAGTGTCGGGTCACGGTCGGGAATAAGAGCAAAAGCAGCTTCAGCCAAGAACTCGACGTCCAAG GCCTCCAGGTCCCGACTCTGAACATAAGCAAGAGCACGCTTTACGACAGCGAGGAGTTCCAGGCCGTCTGCAACGCTCCGGACGAGAGGGGGAACCTGGTCTTCCAGTTCCATGAGAGGGACAGCAGCGGAGAGACTCGGCTGCTGAAGCAGACAGCCACTTCAGGGACCTCCTCACAGACTATGCTGGTCCTCAGGAAGGTCGGCGACAGCGTCCTCTTCTGCCACTATGAGATCGCTTTGGTCTCCGGCAACAGACGATCCAACCAGAGCAACGAGATTCACGTGCTGGTGCGAG GTCTGTACATCACGCCCATCATGAACGTGCTCTACACCTTACCCAACATCTATGAGGGCGACATCCTGGAGGTGGTTTGCAAAGTGGTCAACCCCCCAAAGGGCGTGGAGGTGTTCCTGACCAAGGACGGGCAGATCCTGAAGAGAGCCATGGTCAGTCTCAACCACCGTCTCCGGGCTCAGGAGGGTGACTCGGGCGAGCTGGTGTGCAAAGCGCAGTGGGGCAACGTGCAGAAGGAAACCTACACCACCATCACAGTCAAGA GCCTGTTTTCCCAGCCTCGCCTGATCATGCAGCCCATAACCATATTCGAAGGAGACAAGTTCAAAGTGACCTGCTCCGTCACCATCTTAGTTCCTGAGAGGATCAACAACGAAACCATGCACTTCTCCATCTTCAAAGACAACGTGCAGATCAGCAGCTCGGCCACATACAGCTCAGTGGCTCAGCCTGGTCTGAACGGGAACTACACCTGCCGGGCCACGGCTCCATCGTTGACACCAGGCCACAACTTCCAGAAAGACAGTCCGGTGATGGTGGTCCAAGCCAAAA TTCCAGTGTCCAGGCCCACGCTGGCTGTGGTGGGAGGCACGCTGGTGCTGGGGCAGCCCTTCCGTCTGCTCTGCCACAGCTCCAGCGGCACGATGCCCATCACCTACACACTCCTGGGCCCCGACCGAGCACCAGAGAGCCAGGTGGTGAGGAGCCCGGGGGAACGGGCCGTGTTCAGCACCACGGCCGTCTACAGAAGCTCTGACATCAGCAGCCTGTTGTGCCAAGCTCAGAACACCAGGGCTCCGGTGAACGGCTCCGGAGAGATGCTCCTGAGCTCCACCACAATCATTG AACCCGTGTCCAAACCCGTGCTGACCTTGCTGCCCAGCAGCGGGCATGTGGCGGAGGGGGGCGCCCTGACGCTCATCTGCAGCGTCAACAAAGGCACTCCTCCCTACAGCTTCAGCTGGCACCACAGCGAGACGCTCAACACCCTCCACTCCCAGACGGAGGAGCAGATGAAGGCGTCGCTCATCATCTCAGCGGTCAAACCCGAGGACAGAGGAGGGTACTACTGTGTCTGCAGCAACCCAGCCCGGCTGTCCAAGCAGAGCAGAACCGTCCAGGTGGGAG TGACGATGGCCAGCTGGAAGAAAGCTCTCATCGCCATCATGtgcactctgctgctgctggtcttgATCCTCGCCCTGGtcttcaggaggaggaggagacgccaGCTCTCAGT GAAGTCGGCCGGCACCAAAGTGGAGCGCTTGAGTCTGACACAGGCCGAGGTCAACCAGGCCGCCAATG TGACTCCTGGGATCATGGGGAAGAGTGTGTGGAGCGAGCACACGTCTGGCTCAG AGTCGGACGACCAGGCCAGCGAGAGAGCCGCGGACAGGCCCCGCCCACAGCACCCCGAGATGCAGAGCGATCCCCATGGAG gcgtctcgctgCAGGACGACGCG CAGACGGGATCGGTGGAGTATGCTCAGCTGAACCATGACTTGGGTCAAcctggtttccatggaaacgTCCTGGAAGATGGCAACGATGAAGTGGAAGAGTGTGGTGACACCATGGTCGCCGTTGAGCCGCGAGCTTGA
- the mcrip1 gene encoding mapk-regulated corepressor-interacting protein 1 isoform X1 — MSESPFWTITEIYPQAPCGSSGPLTSADQLAFEEQEQAANRMTSSSAPRMVNSYKRTSSPRSPTNSGEIFTPAHEENVRFIHESWQFVLREIRSTQNSERNDRGPQEYVEKNPNPNLHSFVPVDLSELKKRNTQDSKKS, encoded by the exons ATGTCGGAATCTCCTTTTTGGACAATTACAGAAATATATCCACAGG cacCCTGCGGATCTTCTGGTCCGTTGACTTCAGCAGATCAACTCGCCTTCGAGGAGCAAGAGCAGGCTGCAAACAGAATGACCAG CTCATCTGCTCCCAGGATGGTGAATAGCTATAAGAGGACCTCAAGCCCCAGATCCCCGACTAACAGTGGGGAGATCTTCACACCAGCTCATGAAGAAAATGTCCGCTTCATCCATGAGT CCTGGCAGTTTGTGCTCAGAGAAATAAGATCGACACAGAACAGTGAACGCAACGACCGCGGCCCACAGGAGTATGTGGAGAAGAACCCAAACCCAAACTTGCATT CTTTTGTCcctgtggacctgagtgagctGAAGAAACGCAACACACAGGACTCCAAGAAGTCTTAG
- the mcrip1 gene encoding mapk-regulated corepressor-interacting protein 1 isoform X4 has protein sequence MTRMVNSYKRTSSPRSPTNSGEIFTPAHEENVRFIHESWQFVLREIRSTQNSERNDRGPQEYVEKNPNPNLHSFVPVDLSELKKRNTQDSKKS, from the exons ATGACCAG GATGGTGAATAGCTATAAGAGGACCTCAAGCCCCAGATCCCCGACTAACAGTGGGGAGATCTTCACACCAGCTCATGAAGAAAATGTCCGCTTCATCCATGAGT CCTGGCAGTTTGTGCTCAGAGAAATAAGATCGACACAGAACAGTGAACGCAACGACCGCGGCCCACAGGAGTATGTGGAGAAGAACCCAAACCCAAACTTGCATT CTTTTGTCcctgtggacctgagtgagctGAAGAAACGCAACACACAGGACTCCAAGAAGTCTTAG
- the mcrip1 gene encoding mapk-regulated corepressor-interacting protein 1 isoform X3: protein MTSSSAPRMVNSYKRTSSPRSPTNSGEIFTPAHEENVRFIHESWQFVLREIRSTQNSERNDRGPQEYVEKNPNPNLHSFVPVDLSELKKRNTQDSKKS, encoded by the exons ATGACCAG CTCATCTGCTCCCAGGATGGTGAATAGCTATAAGAGGACCTCAAGCCCCAGATCCCCGACTAACAGTGGGGAGATCTTCACACCAGCTCATGAAGAAAATGTCCGCTTCATCCATGAGT CCTGGCAGTTTGTGCTCAGAGAAATAAGATCGACACAGAACAGTGAACGCAACGACCGCGGCCCACAGGAGTATGTGGAGAAGAACCCAAACCCAAACTTGCATT CTTTTGTCcctgtggacctgagtgagctGAAGAAACGCAACACACAGGACTCCAAGAAGTCTTAG
- the ppp1r27a gene encoding protein phosphatase 1 regulatory subunit 27 produces MKYNYHVPLSTYTRHSQYTPTYQTSSYYSPSQYSASYSSYSAAAKYTPSAHYTPTRYTSTYRSTYVPSYSKGSRYTARPKEPEQSPAPVIPVAPVRRTVHFPNDIVFQDIVRRGDLEQIGRFMRARKVRVDTLFHSGMAALHEAVLTGNLEVVKLLVKYGADVHQRDEDGWTPLHMACSDGYPEIASYLLTMGASTEVENESGEKPVDLIDPDCQELAKLFEAGCV; encoded by the exons ATGAAGTACAACTACCATGTACCACTGTCAACGTACACCCGGCATTCTCAATACACGCCGACCTACCAGACCTCCAGCTACTACTCTCCCTCACAGTACTCTGCGTCCTACTCGTCGTATAGCGCGGCGGCCAAGTACACGCCGAGCGCGCACTACACGCCGACACGATACACCTCCACCTACAGGTCCACGTACGTGCCTTCATACAGCAAAGGCTCTCGGTACACCGCCAGACCCAAAGAGCCGGAGCAGAGTCCGGCGCCTGTGATTCCGGTCGCCCCCGTGAGGAGGACCGTCCACTTCCCCAACGACATCGTCTTCCAGGACATTGTGAGGCGAGGAGACCTAGAGCAGATCGGCCGGTTCATGAGGGCGAGGAAGGTTCGCGTGGACACTTTATTCCACTCAG GCATGGCGGCGCTGCATGAGGCTGTGCTGACCGGAAACCTGGAGGTGGTGAAGCTCCTGGTGAAGTATGGCGCAGACGTCCACCAGAGGGACGAAGATGGCTGGACGCCCCTCCACATGGCCTGCAGCGACGGCTACCCCGAAATCGCCAG CTACCTGTTGACGATGGGAGCCAGCACGGAGGTGGAGAACGAGAGCGGGGAGAAACCTGTCGACCTCATTGACCCCGACTGTCAAGAGCTGGCCAAGCTCTTTGAGGCTGGCTGTGTGTGA